The proteins below are encoded in one region of Firmicutes bacterium HGW-Firmicutes-1:
- a CDS encoding HPr family phosphocarrier protein, with the protein MKKIAIKLQNEEGLHARPANMFSKAAMKFKCDIQLFKNGDTTKVFNPKSILSILSMGAMKGDELTIVANGEDEEAAIAKIADLIKNDFN; encoded by the coding sequence ATGAAAAAGATAGCAATTAAATTACAAAATGAAGAAGGCCTTCATGCAAGACCTGCTAATATGTTTTCCAAAGCTGCAATGAAATTTAAATGTGATATACAGCTATTTAAAAATGGAGATACAACCAAGGTATTTAATCCTAAAAGTATTCTTTCGATTTTAAGTATGGGAGCTATGAAAGGTGATGAGTTAACGATTGTTGCGAATGGTGAAGATGAAGAAGCTGCCATAGCTAAAATTGCAGACTTGATAAAAAACGATTTTAACTAA
- a CDS encoding NAD-dependent malic enzyme — MTIQEKSLAMHEQWQGKLEITSKAKVNNKEDLSIAYTPGVAEPCKKIHENKEDVYKYTMKGNTVAVITDGTAVLGLGDIGPEAALPVMEGKAVLFKEFAGINAIPICLDTKDVDEIVKTITYLAPGFGGINLEDIAAPRCFEIEERLKAILNIPVFHDDQHGTAIVVLAGIINSLKLVNKKPSECTVVINGAGSAGTAICKLLLQKNFANIIMCDKPGVIYRGANWLNWAQKEISEKTNTNNMNGSLSDALKNADIFVGVSAPGIVTEEMISSMNKDSIVFAMANPVPEIMPDLAKKAGARVVGTGRSDFPNQVNNVLAFPGIFKGALEGRASQITEEMKLAVAEALANMVNVSDITDENILPMPFEKGVAEVVAKAVISCIR, encoded by the coding sequence ATGACAATACAAGAAAAATCACTTGCGATGCATGAACAATGGCAAGGTAAGCTAGAAATTACTTCGAAAGCTAAGGTTAATAATAAAGAAGACTTATCCATTGCTTATACTCCTGGCGTAGCTGAGCCATGTAAAAAAATACATGAAAATAAAGAAGATGTTTATAAATATACGATGAAAGGAAATACAGTAGCGGTAATCACTGATGGTACTGCTGTACTTGGTTTAGGTGATATTGGACCTGAAGCTGCTCTTCCTGTTATGGAAGGCAAAGCTGTTTTATTCAAGGAATTTGCCGGTATAAATGCGATTCCAATTTGCCTAGATACAAAAGATGTAGATGAAATTGTTAAAACAATTACCTATTTGGCTCCTGGTTTTGGCGGCATTAACTTAGAAGATATTGCTGCACCAAGATGCTTTGAAATTGAAGAACGTTTAAAGGCAATTTTAAATATACCTGTGTTTCATGATGATCAACACGGTACTGCAATTGTAGTTCTTGCTGGTATTATTAACAGCTTAAAACTTGTTAATAAAAAACCATCTGAATGTACTGTTGTCATTAACGGCGCAGGCTCTGCTGGAACAGCAATATGCAAACTTTTACTTCAAAAGAATTTTGCAAATATCATTATGTGTGATAAACCTGGCGTAATCTATAGAGGAGCAAATTGGTTAAATTGGGCACAAAAGGAAATTTCAGAAAAAACGAATACAAATAATATGAATGGCTCCTTATCGGATGCATTAAAAAATGCTGATATTTTTGTAGGTGTTTCAGCTCCTGGTATAGTAACTGAAGAAATGATTTCCTCAATGAACAAAGACTCAATTGTCTTTGCAATGGCAAATCCTGTTCCAGAAATCATGCCAGACCTAGCAAAAAAAGCAGGTGCAAGAGTCGTAGGCACTGGAAGATCAGATTTCCCAAATCAAGTAAATAATGTCCTTGCTTTTCCTGGAATTTTCAAAGGTGCTTTAGAAGGACGCGCAAGTCAAATCACTGAAGAAATGAAGCTTGCTGTAGCTGAAGCATTAGCAAATATGGTAAATGTTTCAGATATTACAGATGAAAACATATTACCCATGCCTTTTGAAAAAGGTGTTGCCGAGGTTGTTGCTAAAGCTGTAATAAGCTGCATCCGTTAA
- a CDS encoding YihA family ribosome biogenesis GTP-binding protein gives MLVNNVSLEAVGVKMEQFPTTGLPEIAFAGRSNVGKSSLINGLINRKALARTSGQPGKTRTINYYNVENVVYFVDLPGYGYAKSSKTSREEWGKMIEYYLKKRQELKIVVLLVDIRHEPSENDKMMVNWIRGNGFEPVIVATKADKINRSQIQKHISMIRKALKLSDASAIIPFSSMTKQGRDAIWDEFEDQLGFKEEE, from the coding sequence ATGCTTGTAAATAATGTGTCATTAGAAGCTGTAGGAGTAAAAATGGAACAATTCCCAACAACAGGTCTACCTGAAATAGCTTTTGCTGGAAGGTCCAACGTAGGAAAATCCTCATTAATTAATGGCTTAATTAATAGAAAGGCACTTGCGAGAACATCAGGACAGCCAGGAAAAACAAGGACGATTAATTATTATAATGTTGAGAACGTAGTATATTTTGTAGATCTACCAGGATATGGTTATGCCAAGTCTTCAAAAACCTCAAGAGAAGAATGGGGTAAAATGATTGAATATTATCTAAAAAAAAGACAAGAATTAAAAATTGTCGTATTACTTGTAGATATCAGACATGAGCCTTCTGAAAATGATAAAATGATGGTAAATTGGATACGAGGAAACGGTTTTGAACCAGTTATAGTGGCTACAAAAGCAGATAAGATCAATAGAAGTCAAATACAAAAGCATATTTCAATGATTAGAAAAGCCTTGAAATTAAGTGATGCGAGTGCAATTATTCCTTTTTCATCCATGACGAAGCAAGGTAGAGATGCAATATGGGATGAGTTTGAAGACCAACTTGGATTTAAAGAAGAAGAATAG
- a CDS encoding DUF4364 domain-containing protein, which produces MNATNQELSLNKLIILYMLNILNSPLTNSKISEFILNNGYTNYFSLQEYLNQMTESDLLKTTNISHTTMYYITESGKTTLEFFENRIPDSTKEEIVKYLNDNKFEIKSTLEISAEYYPGVKEDILVHCVAKENKEIIMELKVTVYEKDYAIKICENWKSNNHEIYKNLLADLTK; this is translated from the coding sequence ATGAATGCTACGAATCAAGAACTTAGCTTAAATAAATTAATTATACTTTATATGTTAAATATACTAAACTCACCATTAACAAATTCAAAAATATCTGAATTCATTTTGAATAATGGCTATACAAATTACTTCTCTTTACAAGAATACTTGAATCAGATGACAGAATCAGATTTATTAAAAACTACAAATATTTCTCATACAACTATGTATTACATTACAGAAAGCGGCAAAACCACCTTAGAGTTTTTCGAAAACCGTATTCCTGATAGTACAAAAGAAGAAATTGTAAAGTATCTTAATGATAACAAGTTTGAGATTAAATCAACTCTAGAAATATCTGCTGAGTATTATCCTGGTGTAAAAGAGGATATCCTAGTGCATTGTGTTGCAAAAGAAAACAAAGAAATTATTATGGAGCTAAAGGTTACAGTTTATGAAAAAGATTATGCAATAAAAATATGTGAAAACTGGAAATCTAACAATCATGAAATATATAAAAATCTATTAGCAGATTTAACCAAATAA
- a CDS encoding cell division protein FtsH, with protein sequence MKKKVIIFSVVLCFIAVMVLISLRFVEKKDVATMNYPIFIEAVENNEVAKVIIKNEEQLNIILKNQETFNVPNPLRTDLKEFLLLKGIEVQYKSVTDLTRVFSSLFVMILILGIILYMKKGTGETKQLIRDFNKKGVHRENIIKFVNVAGNYEAKDMVKDIIDFIKQPEKYKEIGAKMPRGILLYGLPGTGKTLLAKAIAGEANVPFFAMSGSDFVQMYVGVGANRVRELFKSARKSEKAVIFIDEIDALGKSRSGNKGAANDEREQTLNALLTEMSGFNSTEGIVVIGATNRADTLDPALLRPGRFDRQIEVALPDKEAREEIIKLYMKEKPISEDVDIHQLSKQTVMFSGAMLENLVNEGAIIAANEGCTIITKDHFENAFYTVVAGMSKKNSNNTVSEDEKLITAYHEAGHALVTKLLLPDMEVAKVTIIPTTKGVAGYNYNITKDKMYRKKGEIIGSIKVLLGGRAAEELAFGEDNVTTGAMNDIKEASKELYQFYSTYGMDEDNKLFYLDTGVGIPESTYEKCSEKMKDLYLETKQLLTYNGDILDKITALLMQKETIDGQDIDGIMQMVAAIDK encoded by the coding sequence ATGAAAAAGAAAGTTATCATTTTTAGTGTGGTGCTATGTTTCATTGCAGTAATGGTTCTTATTAGCTTAAGATTTGTGGAAAAGAAGGATGTAGCCACAATGAATTATCCTATTTTTATAGAAGCAGTGGAGAACAATGAGGTTGCAAAAGTTATTATTAAAAATGAAGAGCAATTAAATATTATTTTGAAAAATCAAGAAACCTTTAATGTTCCCAATCCATTGAGAACAGATTTAAAAGAGTTTTTATTGTTGAAAGGTATTGAAGTACAATATAAATCGGTAACAGATTTAACGCGGGTATTCTCATCACTTTTTGTAATGATACTTATTCTTGGTATTATACTGTATATGAAAAAGGGAACAGGAGAGACGAAGCAGTTAATTAGAGATTTCAACAAGAAAGGTGTACATAGAGAAAATATTATTAAATTTGTAAATGTTGCTGGAAATTATGAGGCAAAAGATATGGTTAAAGATATCATAGACTTCATAAAACAACCAGAAAAATATAAAGAAATCGGAGCTAAAATGCCAAGAGGTATATTGCTCTATGGACTTCCAGGTACAGGGAAAACTCTTTTAGCTAAGGCAATTGCAGGAGAAGCCAACGTACCTTTTTTTGCCATGAGTGGATCAGATTTTGTGCAAATGTATGTAGGTGTTGGAGCAAATAGAGTAAGAGAATTATTTAAAAGTGCAAGAAAAAGCGAAAAAGCAGTTATTTTCATAGATGAAATTGATGCATTAGGTAAGAGTAGATCAGGTAATAAGGGTGCTGCAAATGATGAAAGAGAGCAAACTTTAAATGCCCTATTAACGGAGATGTCAGGCTTTAATAGTACAGAGGGCATCGTAGTGATAGGTGCTACAAATCGAGCGGATACCTTAGATCCAGCATTGCTAAGACCAGGTAGATTTGATAGACAAATAGAAGTTGCGTTACCTGATAAAGAAGCGAGAGAAGAGATTATAAAACTATATATGAAAGAAAAGCCTATATCAGAGGATGTAGACATTCATCAACTTTCAAAGCAAACAGTAATGTTTAGTGGAGCTATGTTAGAAAATCTTGTCAATGAAGGTGCAATCATTGCAGCGAATGAAGGTTGTACAATTATAACGAAAGATCATTTTGAGAATGCATTTTATACCGTAGTTGCGGGCATGTCAAAAAAGAACAGCAACAATACAGTAAGCGAGGATGAAAAGCTCATTACCGCATATCATGAGGCGGGACATGCATTGGTTACAAAGCTATTGCTTCCAGATATGGAAGTGGCAAAAGTAACAATTATCCCGACTACTAAGGGTGTTGCTGGTTATAATTACAATATTACAAAAGATAAAATGTATCGAAAGAAGGGTGAAATAATAGGAAGCATTAAAGTTCTTCTTGGTGGTAGAGCAGCAGAAGAATTGGCCTTTGGAGAGGACAATGTAACAACTGGAGCAATGAATGATATTAAAGAGGCTTCAAAAGAGCTTTATCAGTTTTATAGTACATATGGTATGGATGAAGATAATAAGTTGTTCTATCTTGATACGGGAGTTGGCATTCCTGAAAGTACATATGAAAAGTGTAGTGAAAAAATGAAAGATTTATACTTAGAAACAAAGCAATTACTCACCTATAATGGTGATATATTAGATAAAATTACCGCGCTTTTAATGCAAAAAGAAACGATAGATGGTCAAGATATAGATGGTATTATGCAAATGGTAGCGGCAATAGATAAGTAA
- a CDS encoding DeoR family transcriptional regulator produces MLQVERQKRIMQLLLKNSSISVKSLCDILEASEATIRRDLTLLEQENKLERTHGGASINDSIRLTFEESFNQKELIYSDEKRRIAKKAFEELKDFDSIVLDSGTTISELARLIGESELKLTVITNATSISNLISNNPNVELYAIGGKVRLNTQATVGAISVEMIKRFNVQKAFIGVNGITLENGATTPYLEEAEIKRAMLAIASERIIITDHTKFQKVALCQIAPLSMIDKIITDKNLSDNEYNNYIQNDILVERV; encoded by the coding sequence ATGCTACAAGTTGAGAGACAGAAAAGAATCATGCAGTTGTTATTGAAAAATAGTAGTATATCTGTAAAAAGTCTATGCGATATTTTAGAAGCATCTGAAGCAACCATTCGAAGAGATCTTACACTACTAGAGCAAGAAAATAAGCTAGAGAGAACACATGGTGGTGCAAGTATCAATGACAGCATTAGACTTACTTTTGAAGAGTCTTTCAATCAAAAGGAACTGATTTATTCAGATGAGAAAAGACGTATTGCAAAAAAAGCATTTGAGGAACTTAAAGATTTTGATAGCATTGTCCTAGATTCGGGCACAACCATATCAGAGCTTGCAAGATTAATAGGTGAGTCTGAGCTAAAGTTAACGGTTATAACCAACGCTACTAGCATATCTAATTTGATATCGAATAATCCAAATGTAGAATTATACGCAATTGGAGGAAAGGTTAGATTGAATACACAGGCTACTGTTGGTGCAATCAGTGTTGAAATGATTAAAAGATTCAATGTTCAAAAGGCGTTTATTGGAGTAAATGGAATAACATTAGAAAATGGTGCTACAACACCTTATTTAGAAGAGGCAGAGATCAAAAGAGCAATGTTAGCAATTGCTTCTGAAAGAATCATTATTACTGACCATACAAAATTTCAAAAAGTTGCATTATGTCAAATAGCACCTTTATCCATGATAGACAAGATTATCACAGATAAGAATCTTTCGGATAACGAATACAATAATTACATTCAAAATGACATTTTAGTTGAAAGAGTATAA
- the ptsP gene encoding phosphoenolpyruvate--protein phosphotransferase yields the protein MIEIKGIPASSGIAIGSVMIKKELINPSLQKIADIDQEKKRFKDARSNAMKHLYALYESTMVKIGEKEASIFAAHIALIEDEELIIGVETSIETNSWNAEWALKLTTDYYISIFNQMDDPYLKERALDIKDISNRLQRQLNGMGEEEEMMKTDEPVIIVAHDLTPSDTAQMDTSKVLGFITEIGGKTSHTAILARTLEIPAIVGLHGIVSKVKNDQHLVLDGRDGMVYIEADQSMIQHFHDEKTKEQQYKKNLSQLKYTKAITKDGIEIELVANIGTPEDVKNILDKNVHGIGLFRTEFIYMSRDTLPTEEEQFEAYKKVTEDMKGHPVVIRTLDIGGDKELKYLEIEKEMNPFLGFRAIRLCLERVELWKTQLRAILRASAEVKKELTEENIAFNQELEVGMMMETPAAAIMADVFAKEVDFFSIGTNDLIQYTIAVDRMNPLVSHLYSPYDPAVIRLIKKIIDAGHQEGIWVGMCGEAASDQKAIPLWLGMGLDEFSMSASAILESKWLIQNISKKDSETLCERIMLLNTAADIEEALRKNIDPMK from the coding sequence ATGATAGAAATAAAAGGTATTCCGGCCTCTAGTGGTATTGCAATAGGTTCGGTTATGATTAAGAAAGAGCTGATCAATCCTAGTTTGCAAAAAATAGCAGATATAGATCAAGAAAAAAAGAGATTTAAAGATGCAAGATCAAATGCAATGAAGCATTTGTATGCTCTTTATGAAAGTACAATGGTCAAGATCGGTGAAAAAGAAGCCAGTATTTTTGCAGCACATATTGCTTTGATAGAAGATGAAGAACTCATAATTGGTGTTGAAACTTCAATTGAAACCAATAGTTGGAATGCAGAATGGGCATTGAAATTGACAACGGATTATTATATTTCGATTTTCAATCAAATGGATGACCCATATCTAAAAGAGCGAGCATTAGATATAAAGGACATTTCAAACCGATTACAAAGACAGTTGAATGGTATGGGTGAAGAAGAAGAGATGATGAAAACAGATGAGCCTGTTATTATTGTAGCCCATGATTTAACGCCATCAGATACAGCTCAAATGGATACGTCTAAAGTGCTAGGCTTTATTACTGAAATTGGCGGTAAAACATCTCATACGGCAATTCTCGCTAGAACATTAGAAATACCTGCAATTGTTGGACTTCATGGAATTGTATCTAAAGTAAAGAATGACCAACATCTCGTCCTGGATGGACGAGATGGTATGGTATACATAGAAGCGGACCAAAGTATGATACAACATTTCCATGATGAAAAAACAAAAGAACAACAGTATAAGAAAAATCTGAGTCAATTAAAATATACCAAAGCAATCACTAAGGATGGTATAGAAATTGAGTTAGTAGCCAATATTGGTACACCTGAGGATGTAAAAAATATTTTAGATAAAAATGTTCACGGTATAGGATTATTTAGAACAGAATTTATCTATATGAGTAGAGACACGTTACCTACTGAAGAGGAACAATTTGAGGCTTATAAAAAAGTCACTGAAGATATGAAAGGTCACCCTGTTGTCATTAGAACCTTAGATATTGGAGGAGATAAAGAGCTTAAATACTTGGAAATTGAAAAGGAAATGAATCCATTTCTCGGCTTTAGAGCAATCAGATTGTGCTTGGAGCGGGTAGAACTATGGAAAACGCAATTACGAGCGATACTAAGAGCAAGTGCAGAGGTTAAGAAAGAATTAACAGAAGAGAATATAGCTTTTAATCAAGAGCTTGAAGTGGGTATGATGATGGAAACCCCAGCGGCGGCTATAATGGCAGATGTTTTTGCAAAGGAAGTAGACTTTTTTAGTATTGGAACAAATGATTTGATTCAATATACCATTGCTGTGGATCGAATGAATCCATTGGTTTCCCATCTATATTCTCCTTATGATCCTGCAGTTATACGGTTGATTAAGAAAATCATTGATGCAGGCCATCAAGAGGGTATATGGGTAGGTATGTGTGGTGAAGCAGCATCTGATCAAAAAGCAATCCCACTTTGGTTAGGAATGGGACTCGATGAATTTAGTATGAGTGCCTCTGCCATATTAGAATCAAAATGGTTGATTCAAAATATTAGTAAGAAAGATTCAGAAACATTGTGTGAACGTATTATGTTACTGAACACCGCAGCTGATATTGAGGAAGCATTGAGAAAAAATATAGACCCTATGAAGTAA
- the pfkB gene encoding 1-phosphofructokinase, giving the protein MITTITLNPAIDRTIVVNDLEMGQVNRITSAREDIGGKGINVAKVLKQLNDSTKAIGFIGINNKKKVYELLDLENMNYQFIEVEAFTRINTKIVDHGNQLTTDLNEQGFSINTVLYEDFKSMLREQAIISDYMVFSGSIPVGLSKETYKDLIKLVKENTLTVLDADGELLVEGIKAGPFLIKPNIHELEAAFKTSLNDEKDIIKLSLEIIEKYDVKMVLISMGGDGSILVTQKEVLKAEPIKVVVNSTVGAGDSMLAGIVHGIANGLSLSDSLVFATACGTLAVTQEGTQSFSMEEVLEVMKQVHISSL; this is encoded by the coding sequence ATGATTACAACAATAACATTAAATCCAGCGATAGACAGAACAATTGTTGTTAATGACTTAGAAATGGGGCAAGTGAATAGAATTACCAGTGCTAGAGAAGATATTGGTGGAAAAGGAATAAATGTTGCAAAGGTATTGAAGCAGTTAAATGATTCAACAAAAGCCATTGGATTTATAGGGATCAATAATAAAAAGAAGGTTTATGAACTCTTAGATTTAGAAAATATGAACTATCAGTTTATTGAGGTTGAGGCATTTACTAGAATAAATACGAAAATAGTGGATCATGGAAATCAACTTACTACAGATCTAAATGAACAAGGGTTTAGCATAAATACAGTCTTATATGAAGATTTTAAATCAATGCTTAGAGAGCAAGCAATTATAAGTGACTACATGGTTTTTAGTGGTAGTATACCGGTGGGATTATCCAAGGAAACATATAAAGATTTAATTAAACTTGTAAAAGAAAATACGTTGACTGTTTTAGATGCAGATGGAGAATTACTTGTTGAAGGTATCAAGGCAGGGCCATTTTTGATTAAACCTAATATACATGAATTAGAGGCAGCCTTTAAAACAAGTTTAAATGATGAAAAGGATATTATCAAGCTTAGCCTTGAAATAATAGAAAAGTATGATGTTAAAATGGTTCTAATTTCTATGGGTGGTGACGGTAGTATTCTTGTCACCCAAAAAGAAGTACTAAAGGCAGAACCAATAAAGGTAGTGGTAAATAGCACTGTAGGGGCAGGAGATTCTATGCTAGCAGGAATAGTTCATGGTATAGCCAATGGACTATCTCTTTCGGATTCTTTAGTCTTTGCAACCGCTTGTGGAACATTAGCTGTTACGCAAGAAGGTACACAATCTTTTTCAATGGAAGAAGTACTTGAAGTCATGAAACAAGTACATATTTCCTCTCTATAA
- a CDS encoding PTS mannose transporter subunit IIAB, whose translation MIINEALINLQVKHETKEAVIQELAQMAYDEGRVEDIAAYVKAVLKRESEYSTAVGFGVAIPHGKTNAVKEPFLVFAKVQRVDWDSLDNEPVDLVFMIGVPEESAGSLHLKILASISRKLMKEEFREGLRQSKSPEEIMELLKNSDLGL comes from the coding sequence ATGATTATTAATGAAGCATTGATTAACCTTCAGGTTAAACATGAAACAAAAGAAGCAGTCATTCAAGAACTTGCACAAATGGCATATGATGAAGGACGTGTTGAAGATATCGCCGCTTATGTAAAAGCAGTGTTAAAGAGAGAATCAGAGTATAGTACGGCAGTTGGATTTGGAGTAGCTATTCCCCATGGTAAAACAAATGCTGTGAAAGAACCATTCCTAGTATTTGCAAAAGTACAACGTGTTGATTGGGATTCGCTAGACAATGAACCAGTTGATTTGGTTTTTATGATTGGTGTTCCAGAGGAAAGTGCGGGATCACTTCACTTAAAAATATTGGCTAGTATATCAAGAAAGCTTATGAAGGAAGAATTTAGAGAAGGTTTAAGACAAAGCAAATCACCTGAGGAAATTATGGAATTACTAAAAAATAGTGACTTAGGCTTATAG
- a CDS encoding TIGR01212 family radical SAM protein: protein MNMWNDKPYYALNQYYRELYGEKVYKLALNANLSCPNRDGKIDTRGCLFCSEGGSGDFASDKALSITHQIEQGKELIAKKNKGSKYIAYFQAFTNTYGDLDYLRKIYEEAINHPDIVGISIATRPDCLDGDILNLLHDISKQKKLWVELGLQTMHPRTAELIRRGYLLECFEEAVEQLNRYSIDVVVHLIIGLPKESCEDILETVQYVVSKPIQGIKLQLLHILKGTDLAQLYYDHCITPLSLEEYAGLIVDCIERIPKNIVIHRITGDGPRQLLLAPMWSTNKKLVLNTITTFFKDRSSYQGKHYQ, encoded by the coding sequence ATAAATATGTGGAATGATAAACCTTATTATGCACTCAATCAATATTATAGGGAGTTATACGGAGAAAAGGTTTACAAATTAGCTTTAAATGCTAATTTGTCATGTCCCAATAGAGATGGCAAAATAGACACTAGAGGGTGTCTTTTTTGTAGTGAAGGTGGTTCTGGTGATTTTGCCTCAGATAAAGCACTGAGTATTACGCATCAAATCGAACAAGGTAAGGAACTTATTGCAAAGAAAAACAAGGGTTCAAAATATATTGCATATTTTCAAGCCTTTACAAATACTTATGGCGATCTTGATTATTTAAGGAAAATCTACGAGGAAGCCATCAACCATCCCGACATAGTAGGTATATCAATTGCAACAAGACCCGATTGTCTTGATGGGGATATCCTTAACCTACTTCATGATATCAGCAAACAAAAAAAACTTTGGGTTGAACTTGGACTACAGACTATGCATCCTCGGACTGCTGAACTTATTAGAAGGGGCTATTTGTTAGAATGCTTTGAAGAAGCTGTTGAGCAACTTAATCGTTATTCTATTGATGTAGTAGTACATCTTATAATTGGCCTTCCAAAAGAATCTTGCGAAGATATTTTAGAAACTGTGCAATATGTTGTTTCAAAACCAATTCAAGGGATAAAGCTTCAACTATTACATATATTAAAAGGAACAGATTTAGCGCAGTTATATTATGATCATTGTATAACACCTTTATCTTTAGAGGAATATGCAGGTTTAATAGTAGATTGTATTGAGAGAATTCCTAAGAATATTGTCATTCATCGTATAACTGGTGATGGACCTAGACAACTATTGTTGGCTCCTATGTGGAGTACAAATAAAAAGTTAGTACTAAATACGATAACAACGTTTTTTAAGGATAGATCTTCTTATCAAGGAAAACACTATCAGTAA
- a CDS encoding PTS fructose transporter subunit IIBC, giving the protein MMKILAVTACPTGIAHTYMAAEALEAAAKKKGYEIKVETRGSVGVENELSEKDIKEADCIILACDTAVPMERFYGKKLVNVSVSEALKGSDQLIENALKANVYSKNNLVDEASDLKEQRFSGRKGFYKHLMNGVSFMIPFVVAGGIAIALSFLIGGYNGFQVEGSIAAFLMGIGGGGGAFGLMVPILAGYIAYSIADRPGLAPGMIGGAVAMQLNSGFLGGLVAGFLAGYIVILIKKYIKLPKSLQGIMPVLIIPVLGSLAVGLLFFYIIGTPVSAINTAMNNYLTNMSGSNAIVLGLVLGLMMAADMGGPINKAAYAFATGTLVVGSGTMVMAAVMGAGMVPPLGIALATVLFKNKFDLYEREAGKAAWVLGASFITEGAIPFAAADPLRVIPSIMVGSALTGALSMAFKATLAVPHGGLFVFFAIENLVGYIIAILAGTIVSAIMLGFLKKKVEA; this is encoded by the coding sequence ATTATGAAAATTTTAGCTGTAACAGCTTGTCCAACTGGCATTGCGCATACTTATATGGCGGCGGAAGCCCTTGAAGCAGCAGCAAAGAAAAAAGGTTATGAAATCAAGGTTGAAACTAGAGGATCTGTTGGTGTGGAAAATGAGCTTTCAGAAAAAGACATCAAAGAAGCAGATTGTATAATACTTGCTTGTGATACTGCTGTACCAATGGAAAGGTTTTATGGTAAAAAACTTGTTAATGTTTCGGTTAGTGAAGCATTAAAAGGTTCTGATCAATTAATAGAGAATGCATTGAAAGCGAATGTTTATAGTAAAAACAACCTAGTCGATGAGGCTTCTGACCTAAAGGAACAACGTTTTTCGGGTAGAAAAGGCTTTTATAAGCATCTAATGAATGGTGTATCTTTTATGATTCCATTTGTTGTTGCTGGTGGTATAGCAATTGCTCTAAGTTTCCTTATTGGTGGTTATAATGGTTTTCAAGTTGAAGGTTCTATTGCTGCCTTTCTAATGGGTATTGGCGGTGGTGGTGGAGCATTTGGCTTAATGGTTCCAATTTTAGCAGGTTACATAGCTTATTCTATTGCAGATCGTCCAGGTTTAGCGCCAGGTATGATTGGTGGTGCAGTAGCAATGCAACTTAATTCTGGATTTTTAGGCGGCTTGGTTGCAGGTTTCTTGGCAGGTTATATCGTAATATTAATTAAAAAATATATTAAGTTACCAAAGTCTTTACAAGGTATTATGCCAGTTCTTATTATTCCAGTATTAGGTTCTTTAGCAGTTGGGTTATTGTTCTTCTACATTATTGGTACACCTGTAAGTGCAATTAACACAGCAATGAATAATTATTTAACGAATATGTCAGGTTCAAATGCAATTGTTTTAGGTTTGGTACTTGGTTTGATGATGGCAGCTGATATGGGAGGTCCTATTAATAAAGCAGCATATGCCTTTGCTACAGGAACCTTGGTTGTGGGTTCAGGAACTATGGTAATGGCAGCTGTAATGGGGGCTGGTATGGTGCCTCCACTAGGGATAGCTTTAGCTACAGTATTGTTTAAAAATAAGTTTGACCTTTATGAAAGAGAAGCTGGAAAAGCGGCATGGGTACTTGGAGCTAGCTTTATTACAGAAGGTGCAATTCCATTTGCAGCAGCAGATCCTCTAAGAGTAATTCCTTCTATCATGGTTGGATCAGCATTAACTGGTGCCTTATCAATGGCTTTTAAAGCTACCTTAGCAGTACCTCACGGTGGATTGTTTGTATTCTTTGCAATTGAAAATTTAGTAGGGTATATCATTGCAATTCTCGCAGGTACAATTGTATCAGCTATCATGCTTGGTTTCTTGAAAAAAAAGGTTGAGGCATAA